Proteins from a genomic interval of Syngnathus acus chromosome 4, fSynAcu1.2, whole genome shotgun sequence:
- the atpaf1 gene encoding ATP synthase mitochondrial F1 complex assembly factor 1 isoform X1 codes for MQQTLSFVCFGMMRDRADGKMAAALLQMTCTYRGMLAVRATGIRPLIPGLVPPHFRAFSVRKEPELEDNPNYNKYQEKIQKIRSSRPEEFKARLEKRHESKKEVLGYSKQAEFVRVTEQQLEKYDKMATGLGSAGAFTKNKSLGSVLNLGLIRDKTGDEIAELWMKYYADKDTISAVIPSPTYEFISARAQACPTFLFALPQKEGYEFFVGHWSAHQVHFTSLINIQQTHGESAPSQMILHHFQDLKEDKGIVLVTAELDPKFITVVQAQCLANQVQLFYASKTQETFGLVETFNRSPADFNHMLVIAELERSAVGPAI; via the exons ATGCAGCAAACTTTGTCTTTCGTGTGCTTTGGCATGATGAGGGACAGAGCCGATGGCAAGATGGCGGCCGCCTTGCTCCAAATGACTTGCACATACAGAGGAATGTTAGCGGTCAGGGCGACAGGTATCAGGCCGCTGATACCTGGCCTCGTCCCGCCTCACTTTCGGGCCTTCTCGGTGCGAAAAGAACCGGAGTTGGAGGACAATCCTAACTACAACAAATACCAGGAAAAGATTCAGAAAATACGCAG TAGCAGGCCTGAGGAGTTCAAGGCCCGGCTGGAGAAGCGCCACGAGTCCAAGAAAGAAGTGCTCGGGTACTCCAAGCAAGCAGAGTTTGTCAGAGTCACAGAGCAGCAG TTGGAAAAGTACGACAAGATGGCAACTGGCCTTGGAAGCGCAGGAGCATTCACCAAAAACAAG TCGCTGGGCTCTGTCCTCAACCTGGGGCTGATACGGGACAAGACAGGTGACGAGATTGCAGAG CTTTGGATGAAATATTACGCCGACAAGGACACGATCAGCGCAGTCATCCCG AGTCCGACGTACGAGTTCATCAGCGCTCGGGCGCAGGCGTGTCCCACG TTCTTGTTTGCGTTGCCTCAGAAGGAGGGCTACGAGTTCTTTGTGGGTCATTGGTCCGCCCACCAGGTCCACTTCACCTCCCTCATCAACATCCAG cagaCTCACGGAGAGAGCGCTCCCAGCCAGATGATCCTCCACCACTTCCAGGACTTGAAGGAGGACAAGGGCATCGTGCTGGTGACGGCGGAGCTGGACCCTAAGTTCATC ACTGTGGTGCAGGCTCAATGTTTGGCCAATCAGGTGCAGCTCTTCTACGCTAGCAAGACGCAAGAGACGTTCGGCTTGGTGGAGACGTTTAACCGCAGCCCGGCTGACTTCAACCACATGTTGGTGATTGCCGAACTCGAACGGAGCGCCGTGGGCCCTGCCATCTAG
- the rhpn1 gene encoding rhophilin-1 isoform X3, translated as MEEHHTTREPDSSSNEDVVSLRSPGEDNSCNGSIRKGCDPFGQSQRSKLQNRRARINQQINKEMRMRAGAENLFRATTNNKIKETVALELSYVNSNLQLLKEELEDLNSNMEVYQTDSEAVNVPLIPLGLKETKEVDFSTPIQDFIHEYYGEDGLLYQKEIKELMDLRQAMRTPARNQTGLGLLMEYYNQLYFLDRRFLPPHENLGVHFHWYDSLTGVPSCQRALAFEKGSVLFNIGALYTQIGARQDRSATAGIERAIDAFHRAAGAFDYLKENFSNAPSLDMSGPALCMLVRLMVAQAQECTFERVALGPRDADLASSLRLAQEAAQVSDVYLLARRAMSQPPMKDYVPFSWASLVQVKSEHFCALSHYFAAVALCDRMASEDTAEAEKALLHFYVSPCARPPLGQLLGDAQQRRKFGKAHLRHAVMRHEEAIRLHGVCKILRKMDTLQDVLVLAHKRSLDKYSELDREDDFELTLEAPHIRPQSQQEPDMTLPHFVPVADLFQRLGPLSVFCARGPWGPARALCLPRSEGGLGLMLRGDSPVLVAGVAAGGCAEEAGLREGDYIVSVDGHDCKWAKHADVVSLLQMRGAREVRLAVITPHNTQAEKRALVSRGKENAGGRPTLRVTKEQSSASLLNWNRKKREGKRTWNRLGSALHLSFGNLGHTSATSRDATAEQPLGDPRWQS; from the exons ATGGAGGAACATCACACGACAAG AGAGCCCGACAGCTCCTCCAACGAGGATGTGGTCTCGCTGCGTTCCCCGGGAGAGGACAACAGCTGCAATGGAAGCATCCGAAAG GGATGCGATCCTTTTGGCCAATCTCAACGCAGTAAACTGCAGAACCGACGAGCTCGCATCAATCAGCAAATCAACAAAGAAATGCGCATGAGAGCCGGAGCTGAGAACCTGTTCAG GGCAAcgacaaacaacaaaatcaaagaGACAGTGGCTCTGGAACTCAGCTATGTCAACTCCAATCTACAGTTGCTCAAGGAGGAACTGGAAGACCTCAACAGCAACATGGAAGTCTATCAGACTGATAG TGAGGCTGTGAATGTTCCTTTGATCCCATTGGGTTTAAAAGAAACCAAGGAAGTCGACTTCAGCACTCCCATACAG GACTTCATCCACGAGTACTACGGAGAGGACGGCTTACTCTATCAAAAGGAGATCAAAGAGCTTATGGACCTCAGACAG GCCATGCGCACGCCGGCTCGGAACCAGACCGGCTTGGGCTTGCTGATGGAGTACTACAACCAACTGTACTTCCTGGATCGGCGCTTCTTACCCCCACATGAGAACCTGGGTGTGCACTTCCACTG GTATGACTCACTGACCGGTGTTCCGTCATGCCAGCGAGCGTTGGCCTTTGAGAAGGGGAGCGTCTTGTTCAACATCGGCGCCTTGTACACCCAAATTGGAGCGCGCCAGGATCGTTCAGCCACTGCCGGCATCGAGCGAGCTATCGATGCGTTTCATAGAGCTGCAG GCGCATTTGATTATCTGAAGGAGAATTTCTCCAACGCGCCAAGTTTGGACATGAGCGGGCCAGCGCTGTGCATGCTGGTGCGACTGATGGTGGCGCAGGCGCAGGAGTGCACCTTTGAGCGTGTGGCTCTTGGCCCACGAGATGCAGACTTGGCCTCCTCGCTGCGCCTTGCGCAAGAAGCCGCGCAG GTGTCAGACGTCTACCTGCTGGCGCGGCGGGCCATGTCGCAGCCGCCAATGAAGGACTACGTGCCCTTTTCCTGGGCATCCCTGGTTCAGGTCAAATCTGAACATTTCTGTGCGCTTTCACACTACTTTGCCGCCGTGGCGCTCTGCGACCGTATGG CATCTGAAGACACGGCGGAAGCGGAAAAAGCTTTACTTCACTTTTACGTGAGCCCGTGTGCCAGGCCGCCGCTGGGCCAGCTATTGGGAGACGCCCAACAAAGACGAAAGTTTG GTAAAGCCCACCTGCGGCACGCTGTGATGAGACACGAAGAGGCTATTCGGCTGCACGGCGTGTGCAAGATCCTGCGGAAGATGGATACATTGCAGGACGTGCTGGTGCTGGCGCACAAGCGCTCGCTGGACAAGTACTCAGAGCTGGATCGAGAGGACGACTTTGAACTGACACTGGAGGCTCCGCACATCCGCC CGCAAAGTCAGCAAGAGCCGGACATGACCCTGCCCCACTTCGTCCCAGTCGCGGACCTCTTCCAAAGATTG GGGCCATTGTCTGTGTTTTGCGCCCGAGGCCCCTGGGGGCCGGCGCGCGCCCTTTGCCTGCCCAGGAGCGAAGGTGGACTCGGCCTGATGCTCAGAGGAGACTCGCCAGTCTTGGTGGCTGGCGTGGCGGCCGGAGGCTGTGCGGAG GAGGCGGGCCTGAGGGAAGGTGACTACATCGTGTCCGTTGACGGGCACGACTGTAAGTGGGCCAAACATGCTGACGTGGTGAGCTTGCTTCAGATGCGCGGCGCCCGAGAAGTGCGGCTTGCCGTGATTACGCCGCACAACactcag GCTGAGAAAAGGGCCCTTGTCAGCCGTGGCAAAGAGAACGCCGGCGGTAGGCCGACGTTGCGTGTCACCAAAGAGCAGAGTTCGGCCTCCTTACTCAACTGGAACAGGAAGAAGAGGGAAGGCAAACGGACTTGGAACAGGCTGGGGAGTGCCCTCCACTTGTCCTTCGGAAACCTTGGCCACACCTCGGCCACGTCCCGAGACGCGACCGCAGAGCAGCCGCTCGGGGACCCGCGGTGGCAGAGTTGA
- the atpaf1 gene encoding ATP synthase mitochondrial F1 complex assembly factor 1 isoform X3: protein MQQTLSFVCFGMMRDRADGKMAAALLQMTCTYRGMLAVRATGIRPLIPGLVPPHFRAFSVRKEPELEDNPNYNKYQEKIQKIRSRPEEFKARLEKRHESKKEVLGYSKQAEFVRVTEQQLEKYDKMATGLGSAGAFTKNKSLGSVLNLGLIRDKTGDEIAELWMKYYADKDTISAVIPSPTYEFISARAQACPTFLFALPQKEGYEFFVGHWSAHQVHFTSLINIQQTHGESAPSQMILHHFQDLKEDKGIVLVTAELDPKFITVVQAQCLANQVQLFYASKTQETFGLVETFNRSPADFNHMLVIAELERSAVGPAI from the exons ATGCAGCAAACTTTGTCTTTCGTGTGCTTTGGCATGATGAGGGACAGAGCCGATGGCAAGATGGCGGCCGCCTTGCTCCAAATGACTTGCACATACAGAGGAATGTTAGCGGTCAGGGCGACAGGTATCAGGCCGCTGATACCTGGCCTCGTCCCGCCTCACTTTCGGGCCTTCTCGGTGCGAAAAGAACCGGAGTTGGAGGACAATCCTAACTACAACAAATACCAGGAAAAGATTCAGAAAATACGCAG CAGGCCTGAGGAGTTCAAGGCCCGGCTGGAGAAGCGCCACGAGTCCAAGAAAGAAGTGCTCGGGTACTCCAAGCAAGCAGAGTTTGTCAGAGTCACAGAGCAGCAG TTGGAAAAGTACGACAAGATGGCAACTGGCCTTGGAAGCGCAGGAGCATTCACCAAAAACAAG TCGCTGGGCTCTGTCCTCAACCTGGGGCTGATACGGGACAAGACAGGTGACGAGATTGCAGAG CTTTGGATGAAATATTACGCCGACAAGGACACGATCAGCGCAGTCATCCCG AGTCCGACGTACGAGTTCATCAGCGCTCGGGCGCAGGCGTGTCCCACG TTCTTGTTTGCGTTGCCTCAGAAGGAGGGCTACGAGTTCTTTGTGGGTCATTGGTCCGCCCACCAGGTCCACTTCACCTCCCTCATCAACATCCAG cagaCTCACGGAGAGAGCGCTCCCAGCCAGATGATCCTCCACCACTTCCAGGACTTGAAGGAGGACAAGGGCATCGTGCTGGTGACGGCGGAGCTGGACCCTAAGTTCATC ACTGTGGTGCAGGCTCAATGTTTGGCCAATCAGGTGCAGCTCTTCTACGCTAGCAAGACGCAAGAGACGTTCGGCTTGGTGGAGACGTTTAACCGCAGCCCGGCTGACTTCAACCACATGTTGGTGATTGCCGAACTCGAACGGAGCGCCGTGGGCCCTGCCATCTAG
- the rhpn1 gene encoding rhophilin-1 isoform X1, which produces MEEHHTTREPDSSSNEDVVSLRSPGEDNSCNGSIRKGCDPFGQSQRSKLQNRRARINQQINKEMRMRAGAENLFRATTNNKIKETVALELSYVNSNLQLLKEELEDLNSNMEVYQTDSEAVNVPLIPLGLKETKEVDFSTPIQDFIHEYYGEDGLLYQKEIKELMDLRQAMRTPARNQTGLGLLMEYYNQLYFLDRRFLPPHENLGVHFHWYDSLTGVPSCQRALAFEKGSVLFNIGALYTQIGARQDRSATAGIERAIDAFHRAAGAFDYLKENFSNAPSLDMSGPALCMLVRLMVAQAQECTFERVALGPRDADLASSLRLAQEAAQVSDVYLLARRAMSQPPMKDYVPFSWASLVQVKSEHFCALSHYFAAVALCDRMASEDTAEAEKALLHFYVSPCARPPLGQLLGDAQQRRKFGKAHLRHAVMRHEEAIRLHGVCKILRKMDTLQDVLVLAHKRSLDKYSELDREDDFELTLEAPHIRPAQSQQEPDMTLPHFVPVADLFQRLGPLSVFCARGPWGPARALCLPRSEGGLGLMLRGDSPVLVAGVAAGGCAEAEKRALVSRGKENAGGRPTLRVTKEQSSASLLNWNRKKREGKRTWNRLGSALHLSFGNLGHTSATSRDATAEQPLGDPRWQS; this is translated from the exons ATGGAGGAACATCACACGACAAG AGAGCCCGACAGCTCCTCCAACGAGGATGTGGTCTCGCTGCGTTCCCCGGGAGAGGACAACAGCTGCAATGGAAGCATCCGAAAG GGATGCGATCCTTTTGGCCAATCTCAACGCAGTAAACTGCAGAACCGACGAGCTCGCATCAATCAGCAAATCAACAAAGAAATGCGCATGAGAGCCGGAGCTGAGAACCTGTTCAG GGCAAcgacaaacaacaaaatcaaagaGACAGTGGCTCTGGAACTCAGCTATGTCAACTCCAATCTACAGTTGCTCAAGGAGGAACTGGAAGACCTCAACAGCAACATGGAAGTCTATCAGACTGATAG TGAGGCTGTGAATGTTCCTTTGATCCCATTGGGTTTAAAAGAAACCAAGGAAGTCGACTTCAGCACTCCCATACAG GACTTCATCCACGAGTACTACGGAGAGGACGGCTTACTCTATCAAAAGGAGATCAAAGAGCTTATGGACCTCAGACAG GCCATGCGCACGCCGGCTCGGAACCAGACCGGCTTGGGCTTGCTGATGGAGTACTACAACCAACTGTACTTCCTGGATCGGCGCTTCTTACCCCCACATGAGAACCTGGGTGTGCACTTCCACTG GTATGACTCACTGACCGGTGTTCCGTCATGCCAGCGAGCGTTGGCCTTTGAGAAGGGGAGCGTCTTGTTCAACATCGGCGCCTTGTACACCCAAATTGGAGCGCGCCAGGATCGTTCAGCCACTGCCGGCATCGAGCGAGCTATCGATGCGTTTCATAGAGCTGCAG GCGCATTTGATTATCTGAAGGAGAATTTCTCCAACGCGCCAAGTTTGGACATGAGCGGGCCAGCGCTGTGCATGCTGGTGCGACTGATGGTGGCGCAGGCGCAGGAGTGCACCTTTGAGCGTGTGGCTCTTGGCCCACGAGATGCAGACTTGGCCTCCTCGCTGCGCCTTGCGCAAGAAGCCGCGCAG GTGTCAGACGTCTACCTGCTGGCGCGGCGGGCCATGTCGCAGCCGCCAATGAAGGACTACGTGCCCTTTTCCTGGGCATCCCTGGTTCAGGTCAAATCTGAACATTTCTGTGCGCTTTCACACTACTTTGCCGCCGTGGCGCTCTGCGACCGTATGG CATCTGAAGACACGGCGGAAGCGGAAAAAGCTTTACTTCACTTTTACGTGAGCCCGTGTGCCAGGCCGCCGCTGGGCCAGCTATTGGGAGACGCCCAACAAAGACGAAAGTTTG GTAAAGCCCACCTGCGGCACGCTGTGATGAGACACGAAGAGGCTATTCGGCTGCACGGCGTGTGCAAGATCCTGCGGAAGATGGATACATTGCAGGACGTGCTGGTGCTGGCGCACAAGCGCTCGCTGGACAAGTACTCAGAGCTGGATCGAGAGGACGACTTTGAACTGACACTGGAGGCTCCGCACATCCGCC CAGCGCAAAGTCAGCAAGAGCCGGACATGACCCTGCCCCACTTCGTCCCAGTCGCGGACCTCTTCCAAAGATTG GGGCCATTGTCTGTGTTTTGCGCCCGAGGCCCCTGGGGGCCGGCGCGCGCCCTTTGCCTGCCCAGGAGCGAAGGTGGACTCGGCCTGATGCTCAGAGGAGACTCGCCAGTCTTGGTGGCTGGCGTGGCGGCCGGAGGCTGTGCGGAG GCTGAGAAAAGGGCCCTTGTCAGCCGTGGCAAAGAGAACGCCGGCGGTAGGCCGACGTTGCGTGTCACCAAAGAGCAGAGTTCGGCCTCCTTACTCAACTGGAACAGGAAGAAGAGGGAAGGCAAACGGACTTGGAACAGGCTGGGGAGTGCCCTCCACTTGTCCTTCGGAAACCTTGGCCACACCTCGGCCACGTCCCGAGACGCGACCGCAGAGCAGCCGCTCGGGGACCCGCGGTGGCAGAGTTGA
- the atpaf1 gene encoding ATP synthase mitochondrial F1 complex assembly factor 1 isoform X4, which translates to MQQTLSFVCFGMMRDRADGKMAAALLQMTCTYRGMLAVRATGIRPLIPGLVPPHFRAFSVRKEPELEDNPNYNKYQEKIQKIRSSRPEEFKARLEKRHESKKEVLGYSKQAEFVRVTEQQLEKYDKMATGLGSAGAFTKNKSLGSVLNLGLIRDKTGDEIAELWMKYYADKDTISAVIPSPTYEFISARAQACPTKEGYEFFVGHWSAHQVHFTSLINIQQTHGESAPSQMILHHFQDLKEDKGIVLVTAELDPKFITVVQAQCLANQVQLFYASKTQETFGLVETFNRSPADFNHMLVIAELERSAVGPAI; encoded by the exons ATGCAGCAAACTTTGTCTTTCGTGTGCTTTGGCATGATGAGGGACAGAGCCGATGGCAAGATGGCGGCCGCCTTGCTCCAAATGACTTGCACATACAGAGGAATGTTAGCGGTCAGGGCGACAGGTATCAGGCCGCTGATACCTGGCCTCGTCCCGCCTCACTTTCGGGCCTTCTCGGTGCGAAAAGAACCGGAGTTGGAGGACAATCCTAACTACAACAAATACCAGGAAAAGATTCAGAAAATACGCAG TAGCAGGCCTGAGGAGTTCAAGGCCCGGCTGGAGAAGCGCCACGAGTCCAAGAAAGAAGTGCTCGGGTACTCCAAGCAAGCAGAGTTTGTCAGAGTCACAGAGCAGCAG TTGGAAAAGTACGACAAGATGGCAACTGGCCTTGGAAGCGCAGGAGCATTCACCAAAAACAAG TCGCTGGGCTCTGTCCTCAACCTGGGGCTGATACGGGACAAGACAGGTGACGAGATTGCAGAG CTTTGGATGAAATATTACGCCGACAAGGACACGATCAGCGCAGTCATCCCG AGTCCGACGTACGAGTTCATCAGCGCTCGGGCGCAGGCGTGTCCCACG AAGGAGGGCTACGAGTTCTTTGTGGGTCATTGGTCCGCCCACCAGGTCCACTTCACCTCCCTCATCAACATCCAG cagaCTCACGGAGAGAGCGCTCCCAGCCAGATGATCCTCCACCACTTCCAGGACTTGAAGGAGGACAAGGGCATCGTGCTGGTGACGGCGGAGCTGGACCCTAAGTTCATC ACTGTGGTGCAGGCTCAATGTTTGGCCAATCAGGTGCAGCTCTTCTACGCTAGCAAGACGCAAGAGACGTTCGGCTTGGTGGAGACGTTTAACCGCAGCCCGGCTGACTTCAACCACATGTTGGTGATTGCCGAACTCGAACGGAGCGCCGTGGGCCCTGCCATCTAG
- the atpaf1 gene encoding ATP synthase mitochondrial F1 complex assembly factor 1 isoform X2, whose product MQQTLSFVCFGMMRDRADGKMAAALLQMTCTYRGMLAVRATGIRPLIPGLVPPHFRAFSVRKEPELEDNPNYNKYQEKIQKIRSSRPEEFKARLEKRHESKKEVLGYSKQAEFVRVTEQQLEKYDKMATGLGSAGAFTKNKSLGSVLNLGLIRDKTGDEIAELWMKYYADKDTISAVIPSPTYEFISARAQACPTFLFALPQKEGYEFFVGHWSAHQVHFTSLINIQTHGESAPSQMILHHFQDLKEDKGIVLVTAELDPKFITVVQAQCLANQVQLFYASKTQETFGLVETFNRSPADFNHMLVIAELERSAVGPAI is encoded by the exons ATGCAGCAAACTTTGTCTTTCGTGTGCTTTGGCATGATGAGGGACAGAGCCGATGGCAAGATGGCGGCCGCCTTGCTCCAAATGACTTGCACATACAGAGGAATGTTAGCGGTCAGGGCGACAGGTATCAGGCCGCTGATACCTGGCCTCGTCCCGCCTCACTTTCGGGCCTTCTCGGTGCGAAAAGAACCGGAGTTGGAGGACAATCCTAACTACAACAAATACCAGGAAAAGATTCAGAAAATACGCAG TAGCAGGCCTGAGGAGTTCAAGGCCCGGCTGGAGAAGCGCCACGAGTCCAAGAAAGAAGTGCTCGGGTACTCCAAGCAAGCAGAGTTTGTCAGAGTCACAGAGCAGCAG TTGGAAAAGTACGACAAGATGGCAACTGGCCTTGGAAGCGCAGGAGCATTCACCAAAAACAAG TCGCTGGGCTCTGTCCTCAACCTGGGGCTGATACGGGACAAGACAGGTGACGAGATTGCAGAG CTTTGGATGAAATATTACGCCGACAAGGACACGATCAGCGCAGTCATCCCG AGTCCGACGTACGAGTTCATCAGCGCTCGGGCGCAGGCGTGTCCCACG TTCTTGTTTGCGTTGCCTCAGAAGGAGGGCTACGAGTTCTTTGTGGGTCATTGGTCCGCCCACCAGGTCCACTTCACCTCCCTCATCAACATCCAG aCTCACGGAGAGAGCGCTCCCAGCCAGATGATCCTCCACCACTTCCAGGACTTGAAGGAGGACAAGGGCATCGTGCTGGTGACGGCGGAGCTGGACCCTAAGTTCATC ACTGTGGTGCAGGCTCAATGTTTGGCCAATCAGGTGCAGCTCTTCTACGCTAGCAAGACGCAAGAGACGTTCGGCTTGGTGGAGACGTTTAACCGCAGCCCGGCTGACTTCAACCACATGTTGGTGATTGCCGAACTCGAACGGAGCGCCGTGGGCCCTGCCATCTAG
- the atpaf1 gene encoding ATP synthase mitochondrial F1 complex assembly factor 1 isoform X5 — translation MQQTLSFVCFGMMRDRADGKMAAALLQMTCTYRGMLAVRATGIRPLIPGLVPPHFRAFSVRKEPELEDNPNYNKYQEKIQKIRSSRPEEFKARLEKRHESKKEVLGYSKQAEFVRVTEQQLEKYDKMATGLGSAGAFTKNKSLGSVLNLGLIRDKTGDEIAELWMKYYADKDTISAVIPSPTYEFISARAQACPTKEGYEFFVGHWSAHQVHFTSLINIQTHGESAPSQMILHHFQDLKEDKGIVLVTAELDPKFITVVQAQCLANQVQLFYASKTQETFGLVETFNRSPADFNHMLVIAELERSAVGPAI, via the exons ATGCAGCAAACTTTGTCTTTCGTGTGCTTTGGCATGATGAGGGACAGAGCCGATGGCAAGATGGCGGCCGCCTTGCTCCAAATGACTTGCACATACAGAGGAATGTTAGCGGTCAGGGCGACAGGTATCAGGCCGCTGATACCTGGCCTCGTCCCGCCTCACTTTCGGGCCTTCTCGGTGCGAAAAGAACCGGAGTTGGAGGACAATCCTAACTACAACAAATACCAGGAAAAGATTCAGAAAATACGCAG TAGCAGGCCTGAGGAGTTCAAGGCCCGGCTGGAGAAGCGCCACGAGTCCAAGAAAGAAGTGCTCGGGTACTCCAAGCAAGCAGAGTTTGTCAGAGTCACAGAGCAGCAG TTGGAAAAGTACGACAAGATGGCAACTGGCCTTGGAAGCGCAGGAGCATTCACCAAAAACAAG TCGCTGGGCTCTGTCCTCAACCTGGGGCTGATACGGGACAAGACAGGTGACGAGATTGCAGAG CTTTGGATGAAATATTACGCCGACAAGGACACGATCAGCGCAGTCATCCCG AGTCCGACGTACGAGTTCATCAGCGCTCGGGCGCAGGCGTGTCCCACG AAGGAGGGCTACGAGTTCTTTGTGGGTCATTGGTCCGCCCACCAGGTCCACTTCACCTCCCTCATCAACATCCAG aCTCACGGAGAGAGCGCTCCCAGCCAGATGATCCTCCACCACTTCCAGGACTTGAAGGAGGACAAGGGCATCGTGCTGGTGACGGCGGAGCTGGACCCTAAGTTCATC ACTGTGGTGCAGGCTCAATGTTTGGCCAATCAGGTGCAGCTCTTCTACGCTAGCAAGACGCAAGAGACGTTCGGCTTGGTGGAGACGTTTAACCGCAGCCCGGCTGACTTCAACCACATGTTGGTGATTGCCGAACTCGAACGGAGCGCCGTGGGCCCTGCCATCTAG
- the rhpn1 gene encoding rhophilin-1 isoform X2 — protein sequence MEEHHTTREPDSSSNEDVVSLRSPGEDNSCNGSIRKGCDPFGQSQRSKLQNRRARINQQINKEMRMRAGAENLFRATTNNKIKETVALELSYVNSNLQLLKEELEDLNSNMEVYQTDSEAVNVPLIPLGLKETKEVDFSTPIQDFIHEYYGEDGLLYQKEIKELMDLRQAMRTPARNQTGLGLLMEYYNQLYFLDRRFLPPHENLGVHFHWYDSLTGVPSCQRALAFEKGSVLFNIGALYTQIGARQDRSATAGIERAIDAFHRAAGAFDYLKENFSNAPSLDMSGPALCMLVRLMVAQAQECTFERVALGPRDADLASSLRLAQEAAQVSDVYLLARRAMSQPPMKDYVPFSWASLVQVKSEHFCALSHYFAAVALCDRMASEDTAEAEKALLHFYVSPCARPPLGQLLGDAQQRRKFGKAHLRHAVMRHEEAIRLHGVCKILRKMDTLQDVLVLAHKRSLDKYSELDREDDFELTLEAPHIRPQSQQEPDMTLPHFVPVADLFQRLGPLSVFCARGPWGPARALCLPRSEGGLGLMLRGDSPVLVAGVAAGGCAEAEKRALVSRGKENAGGRPTLRVTKEQSSASLLNWNRKKREGKRTWNRLGSALHLSFGNLGHTSATSRDATAEQPLGDPRWQS from the exons ATGGAGGAACATCACACGACAAG AGAGCCCGACAGCTCCTCCAACGAGGATGTGGTCTCGCTGCGTTCCCCGGGAGAGGACAACAGCTGCAATGGAAGCATCCGAAAG GGATGCGATCCTTTTGGCCAATCTCAACGCAGTAAACTGCAGAACCGACGAGCTCGCATCAATCAGCAAATCAACAAAGAAATGCGCATGAGAGCCGGAGCTGAGAACCTGTTCAG GGCAAcgacaaacaacaaaatcaaagaGACAGTGGCTCTGGAACTCAGCTATGTCAACTCCAATCTACAGTTGCTCAAGGAGGAACTGGAAGACCTCAACAGCAACATGGAAGTCTATCAGACTGATAG TGAGGCTGTGAATGTTCCTTTGATCCCATTGGGTTTAAAAGAAACCAAGGAAGTCGACTTCAGCACTCCCATACAG GACTTCATCCACGAGTACTACGGAGAGGACGGCTTACTCTATCAAAAGGAGATCAAAGAGCTTATGGACCTCAGACAG GCCATGCGCACGCCGGCTCGGAACCAGACCGGCTTGGGCTTGCTGATGGAGTACTACAACCAACTGTACTTCCTGGATCGGCGCTTCTTACCCCCACATGAGAACCTGGGTGTGCACTTCCACTG GTATGACTCACTGACCGGTGTTCCGTCATGCCAGCGAGCGTTGGCCTTTGAGAAGGGGAGCGTCTTGTTCAACATCGGCGCCTTGTACACCCAAATTGGAGCGCGCCAGGATCGTTCAGCCACTGCCGGCATCGAGCGAGCTATCGATGCGTTTCATAGAGCTGCAG GCGCATTTGATTATCTGAAGGAGAATTTCTCCAACGCGCCAAGTTTGGACATGAGCGGGCCAGCGCTGTGCATGCTGGTGCGACTGATGGTGGCGCAGGCGCAGGAGTGCACCTTTGAGCGTGTGGCTCTTGGCCCACGAGATGCAGACTTGGCCTCCTCGCTGCGCCTTGCGCAAGAAGCCGCGCAG GTGTCAGACGTCTACCTGCTGGCGCGGCGGGCCATGTCGCAGCCGCCAATGAAGGACTACGTGCCCTTTTCCTGGGCATCCCTGGTTCAGGTCAAATCTGAACATTTCTGTGCGCTTTCACACTACTTTGCCGCCGTGGCGCTCTGCGACCGTATGG CATCTGAAGACACGGCGGAAGCGGAAAAAGCTTTACTTCACTTTTACGTGAGCCCGTGTGCCAGGCCGCCGCTGGGCCAGCTATTGGGAGACGCCCAACAAAGACGAAAGTTTG GTAAAGCCCACCTGCGGCACGCTGTGATGAGACACGAAGAGGCTATTCGGCTGCACGGCGTGTGCAAGATCCTGCGGAAGATGGATACATTGCAGGACGTGCTGGTGCTGGCGCACAAGCGCTCGCTGGACAAGTACTCAGAGCTGGATCGAGAGGACGACTTTGAACTGACACTGGAGGCTCCGCACATCCGCC CGCAAAGTCAGCAAGAGCCGGACATGACCCTGCCCCACTTCGTCCCAGTCGCGGACCTCTTCCAAAGATTG GGGCCATTGTCTGTGTTTTGCGCCCGAGGCCCCTGGGGGCCGGCGCGCGCCCTTTGCCTGCCCAGGAGCGAAGGTGGACTCGGCCTGATGCTCAGAGGAGACTCGCCAGTCTTGGTGGCTGGCGTGGCGGCCGGAGGCTGTGCGGAG GCTGAGAAAAGGGCCCTTGTCAGCCGTGGCAAAGAGAACGCCGGCGGTAGGCCGACGTTGCGTGTCACCAAAGAGCAGAGTTCGGCCTCCTTACTCAACTGGAACAGGAAGAAGAGGGAAGGCAAACGGACTTGGAACAGGCTGGGGAGTGCCCTCCACTTGTCCTTCGGAAACCTTGGCCACACCTCGGCCACGTCCCGAGACGCGACCGCAGAGCAGCCGCTCGGGGACCCGCGGTGGCAGAGTTGA